The window GATTTGGTTGCCCACGGATACTCTGCGATTCCTGCCGGGAGACTCGGCAATCGCGGAGGGCTGGGTCTTGGTGAAGGATCAGGCTCAGCGAGGAATTCCCGGTGTCCAAGTGGACATCTCATTAACACAGCCATTTGGAGTCATCGAATTCTCGACTTCGACACGGGACACGAGTGATGTAAACGGCCGGGTGTACTTCCGGTTCCGCTCGTACAACCAGACGGGGCTGCAAATCATCACAGCCTCAACGGGAGGACGAACGGACCAGTGGCAGTTGGCGGTTCTGCAGGCGGCCGAGGTCGTTGCCGATCTGACGGTCAGCTTGTCCAAACCGCTGTTGGAAATTCCGCGCGGTATACGGGACTCGGTGTTGGTAACGGTGAGCATTTCGGACCCTAATGGGAATGGCATTTCGGATGTTGTCCTGCCGCTGGTTGCCACCGGTGGGCAGTTTGCACCCTTGCCTCCCACGAACCCATCGGGCTTTGCCGAGACCTGGTGGTACTTCCTAAACCGGTTCGGTAGTTTTACGATCACTGTGCGAGCTGGCGGACAGCAAGACACAGCCTCCATCACGGTTCGGGAAATCGAGAGCAACGGCACGCTTGATCTGTATTCTCCGGTGCGGGTGGTCCGGGCCGATCGTGGCGTAACGAGAGCACCACTGCGGGCTACGCTGAAGAACCAGCATGGCGTGGCTGTCTCGGGTGATACCGTGTATTTCGCGGCACCGCATCTGGGTGAGGTGGGCGCCTTTGGAATCACTAATAACTCGGGTATCGCATTAGATACGTTCCAGGGAGGTGGAGTTCCGTCGGCGCATCCTCTTGACTCGGCGTATGTGATCGCTCGTTACCTGCGATGGGGTCTGGTGGACACTGTGCGTATCTTTGTTGCTCCCGCGGCAATGATCGAAACCATCAGTTTGCGAGCCAGCAGTCTCGTGGGCGTTGCCGGTGTGGACTCGACAGCCCTTCATGTGGACGTCTATTATGACGACGGATCGCGTGTGGACAATGTACCTATCCGTTTCTTCCGCACGTGCGGGGTGTTGTCGGTGAATGAGGATACTCTGGACAACGGCACGGTGGACAACGTGTACTGGAAGTTCTGCAATACAACCACCGATGACACGACTCGCGCGTTGGTCTGGTGCCAAGTGCTTAGCCATACTTCCGATACTCTGGAATTCACGGTGGAACCGGGACCGGCGCGGCGGATTCGAGTACAGGCGGCCGCCAGCATTATTCCGATTAACGAGCAATTGTCGTGTTGGGCTTTCGTTCGCGACTCGCTGAACAATCTGGTACGGCAAGGCGTTCCGGTAATGTTCACCACTACGCTGGGAACGTTGTCTCCGCAATCGCCGGTACAGACCGATGCCCAGGGCCGGGCCTTTGTTACACTGAGTCCCGGAACTCAGGCGGGCCAGACGACAATCCGCGGCAGCATCGCCAGCGAAGCCTTTGTGGATTCGACCATTGTAACAATTCAATCGGGAACAGTGGCTTCAATTCAACTTGAGGTGCCCAATCCCAGTCCTCAGGTGCGCGGAACCGGCGGTCAGGACTGGACTCAGATTCTGGCCTATGTCAAGGATGCCAACGGCAATCCGGCCCCGGACGGGCAATGGGTGACGTTCCAGATTCTTGCCGCGCCTGTGGGATGTATGATCAATGCTCGTGGACCGCTTGACTCGGCTCAGACGGCGGCAGGTCTGGCGACGGTAACCTTTAATTCCGGCACTCAAGCAGGTCCGGTGGAAATTGAAGCCCGGGCTTTCACCGGCACGGACACGATTCGGGCGCGAGCCTCGAACATCACAGTCGTGGCCGGACCGCCGAACTCGATTGACATCCAGCCGACGGACAACGGCACCGATGCCGATGGCGCGGCCTGGGATGTGGTGGTTTCGGCGATGGTTCGCGACGTTTACAACAATCCCGTGCGCAACGGTATCGCCGTGTTCTTCGAGATTCAGCCGGACACAGCGTCCATTCAGTCCGACACGGTGTTCACGGGCAATGGCCCGGGCCGTCCGGGCATGGCCTATACGACGCTGCGCTACTTATCCGCCGCCACCAACCAGATCGTGCTGATTACCGGCCGGACGGCGGGCACGAACAGCGTATCGGAAACCGTCACCTACAAGCTTCCGATTCAACAGCCCGCGATCAATCTGTATTGCGACTGGACGTCGTGGCATTTCATTGCCCAGGGTGATCCCTGCCAAATCACGTGTACGGCGGAGGTGCGCGACGGCCACAACGTGTTGATCAATGGGGCCAAGGTCAACTACTCCGCGCAGCGAGGCCGGCTCTATCTCACCTGCAGTGGCGGCACTCCGCGCTCCTACAATTTCACGGGGCCGCCCTACCACGCTGAGAACGGCAAGACGTCGCTCTGCCTGCGTGAACAGGCTACGTTTATCTTCCCGGATCAGTTCACGGTGGAGATCACCGGCGACGTTACCGTGGAAG of the bacterium genome contains:
- a CDS encoding Ig-like domain-containing protein, which produces MKKLPWVAAAALLIILMALGLGCSEKKSTSPGTEGGVSAIQIWLPTDTLRFLPGDSAIAEGWVLVKDQAQRGIPGVQVDISLTQPFGVIEFSTSTRDTSDVNGRVYFRFRSYNQTGLQIITASTGGRTDQWQLAVLQAAEVVADLTVSLSKPLLEIPRGIRDSVLVTVSISDPNGNGISDVVLPLVATGGQFAPLPPTNPSGFAETWWYFLNRFGSFTITVRAGGQQDTASITVREIESNGTLDLYSPVRVVRADRGVTRAPLRATLKNQHGVAVSGDTVYFAAPHLGEVGAFGITNNSGIALDTFQGGGVPSAHPLDSAYVIARYLRWGLVDTVRIFVAPAAMIETISLRASSLVGVAGVDSTALHVDVYYDDGSRVDNVPIRFFRTCGVLSVNEDTLDNGTVDNVYWKFCNTTTDDTTRALVWCQVLSHTSDTLEFTVEPGPARRIRVQAAASIIPINEQLSCWAFVRDSLNNLVRQGVPVMFTTTLGTLSPQSPVQTDAQGRAFVTLSPGTQAGQTTIRGSIASEAFVDSTIVTIQSGTVASIQLEVPNPSPQVRGTGGQDWTQILAYVKDANGNPAPDGQWVTFQILAAPVGCMINARGPLDSAQTAAGLATVTFNSGTQAGPVEIEARAFTGTDTIRARASNITVVAGPPNSIDIQPTDNGTDADGAAWDVVVSAMVRDVYNNPVRNGIAVFFEIQPDTASIQSDTVFTGNGPGRPGMAYTTLRYLSAATNQIVLITGRTAGTNSVSETVTYKLPIQQPAINLYCDWTSWHFIAQGDPCQITCTAEVRDGHNVLINGAKVNYSAQRGRLYLTCSGGTPRSYNFTGPPYHAENGKTSLCLREQATFIFPDQFTVEITGDVTVEVEGFSQAIDSQIINFRRGQGMTERGPVRGS